The following proteins are co-located in the Haloplanus sp. HW8-1 genome:
- a CDS encoding ABC transporter permease: MSRRTVQLKTLVRREILRFVRRPYNTFLPPIITNTLYFAVFGVILGSRIGPIAGVSYVQFVLPGLVVLGAISDAFENASFSIFHGRWNDYIDAVIVTPMSNLNMVVSYVIASATRGILTAILIVGVGSVFTAVPLSHPLYLVAFTLVITTLFGGLGIIGGLWADDFDYLTVMNQFILRPLVFFGAVFYSLDVLPPLWRDVSLLNPMVYMVNGVRYGMIGVTEIDPNTSLLVLSGVTVAVLSVDFVLFKRGYGLTE, encoded by the coding sequence GTGAGCCGACGCACCGTCCAACTGAAGACGCTCGTTCGACGAGAGATCCTCCGTTTCGTCAGACGGCCGTACAACACCTTCCTGCCGCCGATCATCACGAACACGCTGTATTTCGCCGTCTTCGGCGTCATCCTCGGCAGTCGCATCGGCCCCATCGCGGGCGTGAGCTACGTCCAGTTCGTCCTCCCCGGTCTGGTGGTCCTCGGTGCGATCTCCGACGCCTTCGAGAACGCCTCCTTCTCCATCTTCCACGGACGCTGGAACGACTACATCGACGCCGTGATCGTGACGCCCATGTCGAATCTCAACATGGTCGTCTCCTACGTGATCGCGAGCGCGACCAGAGGGATCCTCACCGCGATCCTGATCGTCGGCGTGGGGTCGGTGTTCACCGCCGTCCCGCTCTCCCACCCGCTGTACCTGGTCGCGTTTACCCTTGTCATCACGACGCTGTTCGGCGGACTCGGCATCATCGGCGGACTGTGGGCCGACGATTTCGACTATCTGACCGTGATGAATCAGTTCATCCTCCGCCCGCTGGTGTTTTTCGGGGCCGTGTTCTACTCGCTCGACGTGCTCCCGCCGCTCTGGCGGGACGTGTCGCTACTGAATCCGATGGTCTACATGGTCAACGGCGTCCGCTACGGGATGATCGGCGTGACAGAGATCGACCCGAACACGTCACTCCTCGTGCTCTCCGGCGTGACCGTAGCCGTGCTGTCCGTCGATTTCGTCCTGTTCAAGCGTGGCTACGGTCTGACCGAGTGA
- a CDS encoding ABC transporter ATP-binding protein — protein sequence MVAAIATDDLRKRYDDVTALDGVSLSVPEGSFFGLLGPNGAGKTTFINVLVGLVRKTGGEAQVFGHDVTTEYREARDRIGLAPQEFNVDRFFPIREVLEHKAGYHGIPAAEARERADEALKQVGIYGKRDTRFDWLSGGMKRRFLIARALVTDPDLLILDEPTAGVDVQLRHDLWDLITDLNEGGTTILLTTHYIEEAERLCDEVAILDGGRVVTVSSPDDLMDRGTDRITVTFREPIDTAPTVTAVGDGQIEAVDVADGRLVVSASRGGLVAPDLVRELDAAGYEIVDLDVSRTSLEEVFVEMTRQDSTVTDGAQP from the coding sequence ATGGTAGCCGCCATAGCGACCGACGACCTTCGGAAGCGATACGACGACGTGACGGCGCTCGACGGCGTCTCACTGTCGGTTCCCGAGGGGAGTTTCTTCGGGCTCCTCGGGCCGAACGGGGCGGGGAAGACGACGTTCATCAACGTCCTCGTCGGCCTCGTCCGGAAGACCGGCGGCGAGGCGCAGGTGTTCGGGCACGACGTCACGACGGAGTACCGCGAGGCGCGCGACCGCATCGGCCTCGCGCCCCAAGAGTTCAACGTCGACCGCTTTTTTCCCATCCGTGAAGTCCTCGAACACAAGGCCGGCTATCACGGGATTCCGGCGGCGGAGGCCCGTGAGCGCGCCGACGAGGCCCTGAAGCAGGTCGGTATCTACGGGAAACGCGACACGCGGTTCGACTGGCTCTCCGGCGGCATGAAGCGGCGCTTTCTCATCGCGCGGGCGCTGGTCACCGATCCCGACCTCCTGATTCTCGACGAGCCGACCGCGGGCGTCGACGTCCAACTTCGCCACGACCTCTGGGATCTCATCACCGACCTCAACGAGGGGGGGACGACCATCCTCCTCACGACCCACTACATCGAGGAGGCCGAACGGCTCTGTGACGAGGTGGCGATCCTCGACGGCGGCCGGGTCGTGACGGTGAGCTCCCCCGACGACCTCATGGATCGCGGTACCGACCGCATCACCGTCACGTTCCGCGAGCCAATCGACACCGCGCCGACCGTCACCGCCGTCGGCGACGGCCAGATCGAAGCGGTCGACGTGGCGGACGGTCGCCTCGTCGTCTCGGCGTCGCGAGGCGGGCTCGTCGCCCCCGACCTCGTGCGCGAACTCGACGCCGCGGGCTACGAAATCGTCGACCTCGACGTCTCGCGGACGTCGCTGGAGGAGGTGTTCGTGGAGATGACACGACAGGACTCGACGGTCACGGACGGAGCGCAGCCGTGA
- the aceA gene encoding isocitrate lyase, which translates to MTPDELDTDTVTRDIDNPAAERFRDRLANQQFVFAPGLYHALDARLAEMTGHDAVYMSGYSTVLGQFGFPDLEMVTMTEMVENAKRIAEATTLPVIADCDTGYGGIHNVRRAVREYEKAGVAAVHIEDQTTPKRCGHIAGKQVVSREDAEARFRAAVDAKQCDDTVVIARTDAYGSANGDWEEHLERGRIYADAGVDLVWPEMPDPSRTDAVEYAETIHETHPDLDLAFNYSSSFAWSEEEDPLTFAELGDLGYKYIFITLFGLHSGAHAVYEDFERLAEDDETAQFDLEDRYLGHPTESHHELSFVDRYQEVEAAFDPEARRRMAESAGFSEETNDPITSDEDRGGTPETPTTDDD; encoded by the coding sequence ATGACTCCCGACGAACTCGACACCGACACGGTCACTCGCGACATCGACAACCCGGCGGCCGAACGGTTCCGCGACCGACTCGCGAACCAGCAGTTCGTCTTCGCGCCGGGGCTCTATCACGCCCTCGACGCCCGACTCGCCGAGATGACGGGTCACGACGCCGTCTACATGAGTGGCTACTCGACGGTCCTCGGTCAGTTCGGCTTCCCGGACCTGGAGATGGTGACGATGACCGAGATGGTCGAGAACGCAAAGCGGATCGCGGAGGCCACGACGCTGCCGGTGATCGCCGACTGCGATACGGGCTATGGTGGTATCCACAACGTCCGCCGTGCGGTCCGCGAGTACGAGAAAGCGGGCGTCGCCGCGGTCCACATCGAGGACCAGACGACGCCGAAGCGCTGTGGCCACATCGCGGGCAAGCAGGTCGTCTCCCGCGAGGACGCCGAGGCCCGTTTTCGGGCGGCCGTCGACGCCAAGCAGTGTGACGACACCGTCGTCATCGCCCGGACCGACGCCTACGGCTCCGCCAACGGCGACTGGGAGGAACACCTCGAACGCGGGCGCATCTACGCCGACGCCGGGGTCGACCTCGTGTGGCCGGAGATGCCCGATCCCTCCCGTACGGACGCGGTCGAGTACGCCGAGACTATCCACGAGACCCACCCCGACCTCGATCTGGCGTTCAACTACTCTTCCTCCTTTGCGTGGTCCGAGGAGGAGGATCCGCTGACCTTCGCGGAACTCGGGGACCTCGGCTACAAGTACATTTTCATCACCCTCTTCGGGTTACACTCGGGCGCCCACGCCGTCTACGAGGACTTCGAGCGACTCGCCGAGGACGACGAGACTGCACAGTTCGACCTCGAAGACCGCTATCTGGGTCACCCCACGGAGAGCCACCACGAACTCTCCTTCGTCGACAGGTACCAGGAGGTCGAAGCCGCGTTCGATCCCGAGGCCCGCCGCCGCATGGCGGAGTCCGCGGGGTTCAGCGAGGAGACGAACGACCCCATCACCAGCGACGAGGACCGTGGAGGGACGCCCGAGACGCCGACGACCGACGACGACTGA
- a CDS encoding AzlD domain-containing protein: protein MTTTYGPLAIWAVVLVVGVLTFGIRYSFIYLLGHVDGMPPRIERALRYVPAAVLAALVAPSVLDPGPTVAATLFDGRLFAGVVAAGVAWATENMFATLAAGMVTLWGVTFLL, encoded by the coding sequence GTGACGACCACCTACGGACCGCTCGCGATCTGGGCGGTCGTCCTCGTCGTCGGCGTCCTCACCTTCGGCATCCGGTACTCGTTTATCTACCTCCTCGGCCACGTCGACGGGATGCCGCCGCGGATCGAGCGAGCGCTCCGGTATGTCCCCGCGGCGGTGTTGGCTGCGCTCGTGGCGCCGTCCGTCCTCGATCCCGGCCCGACGGTGGCCGCGACACTCTTCGACGGCCGCCTGTTCGCCGGCGTCGTCGCCGCGGGCGTCGCGTGGGCGACGGAGAACATGTTCGCGACGCTCGCAGCCGGGATGGTGACGCTCTGGGGTGTCACGTTCCTGCTCTGA
- a CDS encoding AzlC family ABC transporter permease: protein MPPVPDDLRTGVRAGLPLLLGVVPFGLVAGVASVDAGLSPVQAVGLSVVVFAGASQLAAVDLLATDTPLAVVVLTAVVINLRMSMYSASIAPYFESFRRRWEAACAYLLTDMSYALAVAEFRSDGPTDRRWYYLGVAVPMWLVWQVATAAGAVLGARIPDRWGVSFAVPLVFLALLLPELSDRPRAVAALVGGSIAVVGAGWPLNLGLLGGALAGVAAGVVAEGRTAS from the coding sequence ATGCCTCCGGTTCCCGACGACCTCCGCACCGGCGTCCGGGCGGGGCTCCCGCTCCTCCTCGGCGTCGTTCCGTTCGGCCTCGTCGCCGGCGTCGCCTCGGTTGACGCCGGGCTCTCACCCGTCCAGGCCGTGGGTCTGTCGGTGGTCGTGTTCGCCGGCGCCTCCCAACTCGCCGCCGTCGACCTCCTCGCCACCGACACGCCCCTCGCCGTGGTCGTCCTCACGGCCGTCGTCATCAACCTGCGGATGAGCATGTACTCGGCCTCGATCGCCCCGTACTTCGAATCGTTCCGGCGCCGGTGGGAGGCGGCGTGTGCGTATCTCCTGACCGATATGTCCTACGCGCTCGCCGTCGCCGAGTTCCGGTCCGACGGGCCGACCGACCGGCGGTGGTACTACCTCGGCGTCGCGGTTCCCATGTGGCTCGTCTGGCAGGTCGCCACCGCCGCCGGCGCCGTCCTCGGGGCGCGTATCCCCGATCGCTGGGGAGTCTCCTTCGCGGTGCCGCTGGTCTTTCTCGCCTTGCTGCTTCCCGAACTGTCGGATCGCCCGCGTGCCGTCGCGGCGCTCGTCGGGGGGAGCATCGCCGTCGTCGGTGCGGGGTGGCCGCTGAACCTCGGGTTGCTCGGCGGGGCACTCGCCGGCGTCGCCGCGGGCGTCGTCGCCGAGGGGAGGACGGCCTCGTGA
- a CDS encoding ubiquitin-like small modifier protein 1, with amino-acid sequence MDLELRFFATFREAVGQKTLEREFEDGATVGEVLLTLESAYDGLEGKLIDDQGDLQPNLNILKNGREVLHMEGTETVLEDGDTLSVFPPVAGGT; translated from the coding sequence ATGGACTTGGAACTGCGGTTTTTCGCGACGTTCCGCGAGGCTGTCGGCCAGAAGACCCTCGAACGCGAGTTCGAGGACGGCGCGACCGTCGGCGAGGTTCTCCTGACGCTCGAATCGGCGTACGACGGCCTCGAAGGCAAACTGATCGACGACCAGGGCGACCTGCAGCCGAATCTCAACATCCTGAAAAACGGGCGGGAGGTGCTCCACATGGAGGGAACCGAGACGGTACTGGAAGACGGCGACACGTTGTCGGTGTTCCCGCCGGTGGCGGGCGGCACATGA
- a CDS encoding aldehyde ferredoxin oxidoreductase family protein: MSPPVRRDVLRVDLSAGTVSRERVPEDWRREVLGGKGLGARYLYDELDAGTDPLGPDNRLCFLLGPLSGYLPGESRYAAVTKSPLTGAFLDSYSGGRFADALAGALPEAFGLLIQGVADAPTTLVVADGEVRIENASDLWGADIAATDAALDGAVACVGPAGEKRVAYATIACDGGDHHAGRGGAGAVMGAKRLKAVAVRGDPPAPPAALADLRERYGTAYRDDDTGRWQAAGETVESVDFANEVGVLSTRGWQGGRFEDAGDIGVEAVREAATGRENEDDAVPGGFRVDAGDGESVPRGGALMSLGAGLGIDDFGDVARLVAACDHLGMDAISAGNAVAWATRAAAEGAIDPGPDLAFGDADAAEGLLAAIAARSTALGDTLADGVAAAREHYGAGAVPTVKSMELPAYDPRGAAGMALAYATSDRGGCHRRARPVEREAFARDAWTTADRVATVIGAQNVRSTLWSLVVDDFAGETMWEDLGAEWLSAVGLDYDRESLATVGERIWTLVRLFNVREGFGRDDDSLPALFEEPLPDGPAAGRTVDREAFETMLDAYYAARGWSADGVPTAETVERLGLGSVVDAGTPLGDAPTTRPRTADGERHDGPRRGWNHGHGR; encoded by the coding sequence ATGTCACCGCCAGTCCGGCGCGACGTGTTGCGGGTCGACCTCTCCGCCGGGACCGTCTCCCGCGAGCGCGTCCCGGAGGACTGGCGGCGGGAGGTGCTGGGCGGCAAGGGCCTCGGCGCCCGCTACCTCTACGACGAACTCGACGCGGGCACCGACCCGCTGGGGCCGGACAACCGCCTCTGTTTCCTGCTCGGCCCGCTCTCGGGCTACCTCCCCGGCGAATCGCGATACGCGGCGGTCACCAAGTCGCCGCTGACCGGCGCCTTCCTCGACTCCTACAGCGGCGGCCGGTTCGCCGACGCCCTCGCCGGCGCGCTCCCCGAGGCGTTCGGCCTGCTGATCCAGGGCGTCGCCGACGCCCCGACGACGCTCGTCGTCGCGGACGGCGAGGTCCGGATCGAGAACGCGAGCGACCTCTGGGGGGCCGACATCGCGGCAACCGACGCGGCCCTCGACGGCGCCGTGGCCTGCGTCGGGCCGGCGGGCGAAAAGCGGGTCGCCTACGCCACGATCGCCTGCGACGGCGGCGACCACCACGCCGGTCGGGGCGGGGCCGGGGCCGTCATGGGGGCAAAGCGCCTGAAGGCCGTGGCGGTGCGCGGCGACCCGCCGGCCCCCCCCGCGGCGCTCGCCGACCTCCGGGAGCGGTACGGCACCGCCTACCGCGACGACGACACCGGCCGCTGGCAGGCCGCCGGCGAGACGGTCGAGAGCGTCGACTTCGCCAACGAGGTGGGCGTCCTCTCGACTCGCGGCTGGCAGGGCGGCCGCTTCGAGGACGCCGGCGACATCGGCGTCGAGGCAGTCCGCGAGGCGGCGACCGGTCGCGAGAACGAGGACGACGCGGTGCCGGGCGGCTTCCGCGTCGACGCCGGGGACGGCGAGTCGGTCCCCCGGGGGGGCGCGCTCATGTCCCTCGGGGCGGGACTCGGCATCGACGACTTCGGGGACGTGGCCCGTCTCGTCGCCGCCTGTGACCACCTCGGCATGGACGCCATCAGCGCGGGCAACGCCGTCGCCTGGGCCACCCGCGCCGCGGCCGAGGGCGCGATCGATCCCGGGCCGGATCTCGCCTTCGGCGACGCCGACGCGGCCGAGGGGTTGCTCGCGGCGATCGCGGCGCGGTCGACCGCCCTCGGCGACACGCTCGCCGACGGGGTGGCGGCCGCCCGCGAGCACTACGGCGCCGGCGCGGTGCCGACGGTGAAGTCGATGGAACTGCCGGCGTACGACCCGCGCGGCGCGGCGGGGATGGCACTCGCCTACGCCACCAGCGACCGCGGCGGCTGTCACCGCCGGGCCCGCCCCGTCGAGCGGGAGGCCTTCGCCCGCGACGCGTGGACGACCGCCGACCGCGTCGCCACCGTGATCGGCGCACAGAACGTCCGGTCGACGCTTTGGAGCCTCGTCGTCGACGACTTCGCCGGCGAAACCATGTGGGAGGACCTCGGCGCGGAGTGGCTGTCGGCCGTCGGCCTCGACTACGACCGCGAGTCGCTGGCGACGGTCGGCGAGCGGATCTGGACGCTCGTCCGCCTGTTCAACGTCCGCGAGGGGTTCGGCCGCGACGACGACTCCCTGCCGGCGCTGTTCGAGGAGCCGCTCCCCGACGGGCCGGCCGCCGGCCGCACCGTCGACCGCGAGGCGTTCGAGACCATGCTCGACGCCTACTACGCGGCCCGTGGGTGGTCGGCGGACGGCGTCCCGACCGCCGAGACGGTCGAGCGACTGGGCCTCGGGTCCGTCGTCGACGCCGGGACGCCCCTCGGGGACGCGCCGACCACCCGTCCACGGACCGCCGACGGAGAGCGACACGACGGCCCCCGCCGCGGGTGGAACCACGGCCACGGACGGTGA
- the arcS gene encoding archaeosine synthase subunit alpha: MTEYFEVHARDGGARLGELRLRDPVTTPAVADDVVVDAGSLWGSDRDHPDGSEADLTVLPHRSFPAGTDPTVQESFAVDYPDVDFPSAGVVTAETAADYGCDAYVLSNAPGVVGHGATFRDELIAVREAVPADTALYLAGVATPRNVASLVAAGADLVDAKLARVKGRQGVYLTTEGAYHLDELDELPGAFPSDPPLAEFTREDCVAHNVAALEAELRTVRTRIRRGRLRDYLEGQARHENWLTAAFRGFDHEYRYLEERTPVIRDTELSAASEDTLNRVEIQRFADRVTTRYRNRFGNPLVLLPCSARKPYSDSQSHAQFHRAIDYRGHVVSMTSPIGVVPQELECTYPAQHYDAVVTGDWTEGEKDFVARVLERYLDRNDYPRVVAHVPGEGYRDICERVADRVDVPFEFTVEDHPTTSASLSNLSDALAGELRYSKRERQHNTVRAIADYQFGSDAGDDLFPDLRTTSRHPKLQVRDGDDTQLAAQVPQYGVLAFTLAGARHWAESAAPTKRVEIDGFVPHGSVLAPGVVDADDAVRVGDEVVVEGPAAFGVGRAAMHGAEMRESTRGVAVEMRHVEGEDNP, encoded by the coding sequence ATGACCGAGTACTTCGAGGTCCACGCCCGGGACGGGGGCGCCCGCCTGGGCGAACTCCGCCTTCGCGACCCCGTGACGACCCCGGCGGTCGCCGACGACGTCGTCGTCGACGCCGGGAGCCTCTGGGGGAGCGACCGGGACCACCCCGACGGGAGCGAGGCCGACCTCACGGTGCTCCCCCACCGTTCGTTTCCGGCAGGGACCGACCCGACCGTACAGGAGTCCTTCGCGGTCGACTACCCCGACGTGGACTTCCCGAGCGCCGGCGTCGTCACCGCCGAGACGGCCGCCGACTACGGCTGTGACGCCTACGTCCTCTCGAACGCGCCGGGGGTCGTCGGCCACGGCGCCACCTTCCGCGACGAACTGATCGCCGTCCGCGAGGCCGTCCCCGCCGACACCGCACTCTACCTCGCCGGCGTCGCCACGCCGCGCAACGTCGCCTCCCTCGTCGCCGCAGGCGCCGACCTCGTGGACGCCAAACTCGCCCGCGTGAAGGGCCGACAGGGCGTGTATCTCACGACCGAGGGCGCGTACCACCTCGACGAACTGGACGAACTTCCCGGGGCCTTCCCCTCGGATCCGCCCCTCGCTGAGTTCACCCGCGAGGACTGTGTCGCCCACAACGTCGCGGCCCTGGAGGCCGAACTCCGAACCGTCCGCACCCGGATCCGCCGTGGGCGTCTTCGTGACTACCTCGAAGGGCAGGCCCGCCACGAGAACTGGCTGACGGCCGCGTTCCGCGGGTTCGACCACGAGTACCGCTACCTGGAGGAGCGCACGCCGGTGATCCGCGATACGGAACTCAGTGCGGCGAGCGAGGACACCCTGAACCGGGTGGAGATCCAGCGCTTCGCCGACCGAGTGACGACCCGCTACCGCAACCGCTTCGGGAACCCGCTGGTCCTCCTGCCCTGTTCGGCGCGAAAGCCCTACAGCGACTCCCAGAGCCACGCCCAGTTCCACCGCGCCATCGACTACCGCGGGCACGTCGTCTCGATGACCTCGCCCATCGGCGTGGTGCCCCAGGAACTGGAGTGTACGTACCCCGCCCAGCATTACGACGCGGTGGTCACCGGCGACTGGACCGAGGGCGAGAAGGACTTCGTCGCCCGCGTACTGGAGCGGTACCTCGACCGGAACGACTACCCGCGGGTGGTCGCCCACGTCCCCGGCGAGGGCTACCGCGACATCTGTGAGCGGGTGGCCGACCGCGTCGACGTCCCCTTCGAGTTCACCGTCGAAGACCACCCCACCACGTCGGCGTCGCTGTCGAACCTCTCGGACGCGCTGGCGGGCGAACTCAGATACTCGAAGCGGGAGCGCCAGCACAACACGGTCCGGGCCATCGCCGACTACCAGTTCGGGTCGGACGCGGGCGACGACCTCTTTCCGGATCTGCGGACGACGAGCCGCCACCCCAAACTGCAGGTGCGCGACGGCGACGACACGCAACTCGCGGCGCAGGTGCCCCAGTACGGCGTCCTCGCCTTTACCCTCGCCGGCGCCCGCCACTGGGCCGAGAGCGCGGCGCCGACCAAGCGGGTCGAAATCGACGGCTTCGTGCCACACGGGAGCGTCCTCGCGCCGGGCGTCGTCGACGCCGACGACGCGGTCCGCGTCGGCGACGAAGTGGTGGTCGAGGGGCCGGCGGCCTTCGGCGTCGGCCGCGCGGCGATGCACGGCGCCGAGATGCGCGAGAGCACGCGCGGCGTCGCCGTCGAGATGCGTCACGTCGAGGGCGAGGACAACCCTTAA
- a CDS encoding pyridoxamine 5'-phosphate oxidase family protein — protein sequence MTEYTGEWDRAAVAAFLADVRVPIRVACRTPGGSLWMLSLWYDFDPDAAEFVCATAAGADVVEYLRADDGVAIEVSTNHPPYRGVRGNGSATISPDDGTAVLRGLLERYLDGTDSSLAERLLDPDRDEVAIRIDPSHIYSWDFSDRMRDVSVASDPSSG from the coding sequence ATGACCGAGTACACCGGCGAGTGGGACCGGGCGGCGGTCGCGGCGTTTCTGGCCGACGTGCGGGTTCCCATCCGGGTGGCGTGTCGGACGCCCGGCGGCAGCCTCTGGATGCTCTCGCTGTGGTACGACTTCGACCCCGACGCGGCGGAGTTCGTCTGTGCGACCGCCGCCGGGGCGGACGTGGTCGAGTACCTGCGTGCCGACGATGGGGTCGCCATCGAAGTGTCGACCAACCACCCACCGTACCGGGGCGTCCGGGGCAACGGGTCGGCGACGATCAGTCCCGACGACGGGACGGCGGTGTTGCGCGGCCTGCTGGAACGATATCTTGACGGCACCGACTCGTCGCTCGCCGAACGCCTCCTCGATCCGGACCGCGACGAGGTGGCGATCCGGATCGACCCCTCGCACATCTACTCGTGGGACTTCAGCGACCGGATGCGCGACGTGAGCGTGGCGTCGGATCCCTCCAGCGGCTAA
- the tgtA gene encoding tRNA guanosine(15) transglycosylase TgtA — protein sequence MRECFEQRHGDALGRIGELTVPRADRTVETPALLPVINPNIRTVSPARLEAEFGAEILITNAYIIRGADDLRERALEVGLHDMLDFSGAIVTDSGSFQLAEYGDIDVTTREILEFQHAIGSDVATPVDVPTPPDAARETAEADLETTERALADAAAADTGEMLVNAPIQGSTHLDLREAAARHADGTALDVFPVGAVVPLMNAYRYADVVDVVAAAKRGLGADRPVHLFGAGHPMMFALAVAMGCDLFDSAAYAIYARDDRYLTVRGTKHLEDLTYFPCECPICTSRSPEDLRAESDDERERLLAEHNLHVSFGELRRVKDAVREGALLELVETRARGHPAMLDGYRALLDHAAQLERHDPAAKGTFFYCSAESARRPEVIRHHERIGRLDAPETLLVTEGSAPSGDRFDGSWRLLPPFGPVPRALSETYPFTAERPERLGRAAHEAAARGVARLVDANPDTDVTVAHDGWAETALSLLPASVTVERLGARPARDEE from the coding sequence ATGCGCGAGTGCTTCGAGCAGCGCCACGGCGACGCCTTGGGCCGGATCGGGGAGTTGACCGTCCCCCGCGCCGACCGCACCGTCGAGACGCCGGCCCTGCTGCCCGTCATCAACCCGAACATCCGCACGGTGTCGCCCGCCCGCCTCGAAGCCGAGTTCGGCGCCGAGATCCTCATCACCAACGCCTACATCATCCGCGGGGCCGACGACCTCCGCGAGCGTGCCCTCGAGGTCGGTCTCCACGACATGCTCGACTTCTCGGGTGCCATCGTCACCGACTCCGGCTCCTTCCAGCTCGCCGAGTACGGCGACATCGACGTGACGACCCGCGAGATCCTGGAATTTCAACACGCAATCGGCTCGGATGTGGCGACGCCAGTCGACGTGCCGACGCCGCCCGACGCCGCCCGCGAGACGGCCGAGGCGGACCTCGAAACCACCGAGCGGGCGCTCGCCGACGCCGCGGCCGCCGACACCGGGGAGATGCTCGTCAACGCCCCGATACAGGGCTCGACCCACCTCGACCTCCGGGAGGCCGCCGCCCGCCACGCCGACGGCACGGCACTCGACGTGTTCCCCGTCGGGGCGGTCGTGCCGCTGATGAACGCCTACCGGTACGCCGACGTGGTCGACGTGGTCGCGGCCGCAAAGCGCGGCCTCGGCGCCGACCGCCCGGTCCACCTCTTCGGTGCCGGCCACCCGATGATGTTCGCGCTCGCCGTCGCCATGGGCTGTGATCTGTTCGACTCCGCCGCCTACGCCATCTACGCCCGTGACGACCGCTATCTCACCGTTCGCGGGACGAAGCATCTGGAAGACCTCACGTATTTCCCCTGTGAGTGTCCGATCTGTACCTCGCGATCGCCCGAGGACCTCCGGGCCGAATCCGACGACGAGCGCGAGCGCCTACTCGCCGAACACAACCTCCACGTCTCCTTCGGCGAACTGCGGCGCGTCAAGGACGCCGTCCGGGAGGGGGCTCTCCTCGAACTCGTCGAGACGCGTGCCCGCGGGCACCCCGCGATGCTCGACGGCTACCGCGCCCTGCTGGATCACGCCGCCCAACTGGAGCGCCACGACCCCGCCGCCAAGGGAACCTTCTTTTACTGCTCGGCCGAGAGCGCCCGCCGACCGGAGGTGATCCGCCACCACGAGCGGATCGGCCGGCTCGACGCCCCCGAGACGCTGCTCGTGACCGAGGGCTCGGCCCCGTCGGGCGACCGGTTCGACGGCTCGTGGCGACTCCTGCCACCCTTCGGTCCCGTCCCTCGGGCGCTCTCGGAGACGTACCCGTTCACGGCCGAACGCCCCGAGCGTCTCGGCCGGGCCGCCCACGAGGCCGCCGCCCGCGGGGTCGCCCGCCTCGTCGACGCCAACCCCGACACGGACGTGACGGTGGCCCACGACGGCTGGGCGGAGACGGCGCTGTCCCTGCTGCCCGCGTCGGTCACCGTCGAGCGCCTCGGCGCGCGACCCGCTCGCGACGAGGAATGA
- a CDS encoding CPBP family intramembrane glutamic endopeptidase: MPSLDDRTVARLRAVVVVLLVSGTGLGVGVGLVLALSLLLVGLGVEPSPLVLLVASLVSIQGIAFGGVAVGYLLVRGWSLPDLGVRIPSVRDLLFVVGGYVTALLAAIAGAVVISATSAPAGENQVTEFASADPSVLLWLIPASFLLIGPGEELLFRGIVQGRLRETFEPVPGVALASAIFAAVHFVALTGGAGGRLVTVTVLFFPALVFGAVYELTDNLVVPALVHGAYNATLFSLAYLAFRLSESGSFPEEPGPGETAALLLDGVAALPA; encoded by the coding sequence ATGCCCTCGCTCGACGATCGGACGGTCGCCCGCCTGCGGGCGGTCGTCGTCGTCCTGTTGGTGTCCGGAACCGGCCTCGGCGTCGGCGTCGGCCTCGTACTCGCTCTCTCTCTCCTCTTGGTGGGCCTCGGGGTGGAGCCATCCCCCCTCGTCCTCCTCGTCGCGTCGCTCGTGTCGATACAGGGGATCGCCTTCGGCGGCGTCGCCGTCGGCTACCTCCTCGTCCGTGGCTGGTCACTCCCGGATCTCGGTGTCCGGATCCCCTCGGTTCGCGACCTGCTTTTCGTTGTCGGGGGGTACGTGACGGCGTTACTGGCCGCCATCGCCGGCGCGGTCGTCATCAGCGCGACCAGCGCACCCGCGGGCGAGAACCAGGTCACCGAGTTCGCCAGCGCCGATCCGAGCGTCCTGCTGTGGCTGATCCCGGCCTCCTTCCTCCTCATCGGTCCGGGCGAGGAACTCCTCTTTCGCGGCATCGTACAGGGGCGCCTCCGCGAGACGTTCGAGCCGGTTCCGGGCGTCGCCCTCGCCAGCGCCATCTTCGCGGCCGTCCACTTCGTCGCGCTGACCGGCGGCGCCGGCGGCCGACTCGTCACGGTGACGGTGCTCTTTTTCCCCGCACTGGTCTTCGGCGCCGTCTACGAACTCACCGACAACCTCGTCGTTCCCGCCCTCGTCCACGGCGCGTACAACGCGACGCTGTTCTCGCTGGCGTATCTGGCCTTTCGGCTCTCGGAGTCGGGGTCGTTCCCCGAGGAGCCGGGACCCGGCGAGACGGCGGCGCTCCTCCTCGACGGCGTGGCCGCGCTGCCGGCGTAA